Proteins encoded by one window of Candidatus Methylacidiphilales bacterium:
- a CDS encoding peptidylprolyl isomerase: MKHLLIIALSIALGSSTLPAMSNEVAVIKTSEGDMVAEFWPDVAPNTVENFKKLAGSGFYNKTAFHRIIKGFMIQGGDPNTKDESKAAIWGTGGPGHKIKAEFNNKSHVRGVLSMARESDNPDSAGSQFFICLDAAPSLDGLYTAFGKLIKGEDVLLKIGDTQVTASPTGERSRPVKRIEVKSIEIVPASQVK; this comes from the coding sequence ATGAAACACCTCCTTATAATTGCGTTGTCAATCGCCCTTGGTTCTTCCACTCTGCCCGCCATGTCCAACGAAGTAGCGGTCATTAAAACAAGCGAGGGCGATATGGTTGCGGAATTCTGGCCCGACGTTGCCCCCAATACAGTCGAAAATTTCAAAAAACTCGCCGGCTCCGGCTTTTACAACAAGACAGCCTTTCACCGGATCATCAAGGGATTCATGATCCAGGGGGGTGACCCGAACACGAAGGACGAATCCAAGGCCGCCATTTGGGGCACGGGCGGCCCCGGCCATAAAATCAAGGCGGAATTCAACAATAAAAGCCACGTCCGCGGCGTTCTCTCCATGGCGCGCGAATCCGACAATCCGGATTCCGCCGGTTCCCAGTTTTTCATCTGCCTGGATGCCGCTCCTTCCCTCGACGGCCTCTACACCGCCTTCGGGAAGCTGATCAAAGGCGAGGACGTCCTGCTGAAAATCGGCGACACCCAGGTCACCGCCAGCCCCACGGGCGAGCGCAGCCGCCCTGTCAAACGCATTGAAGTCAAAAGCATTGAGATAGTGCCGGCCTCCCAGGTCAAATAA
- a CDS encoding DUF5069 domain-containing protein codes for MDHYHWTVEFEKLFNKAVSLYRSGKRGAETYFGPLDLEFLASIGCTAQELYDFAEDWVNHGEPHFGTTLLIAAARRDYFLYEMDGKPSGKTVETSSLPTKTDKVDGIEWLPRILQKARLKLRGEMDKDLMFGCGGDRNFLKAHDIAPADFLRFVWSAGADDRKVIEFVKSRK; via the coding sequence ATGGATCACTACCATTGGACGGTTGAATTCGAAAAATTATTCAATAAGGCGGTTTCCCTCTACAGATCGGGCAAACGCGGCGCCGAAACGTATTTTGGCCCGTTGGACTTGGAGTTTCTTGCCTCGATCGGCTGTACAGCCCAGGAACTGTACGATTTTGCCGAAGACTGGGTCAACCATGGCGAGCCGCATTTTGGCACGACTTTGCTGATCGCGGCTGCGCGGCGGGATTATTTTCTTTATGAGATGGATGGCAAACCGAGTGGCAAGACCGTGGAGACATCCAGCCTGCCGACCAAAACCGACAAAGTCGATGGCATCGAATGGCTGCCTCGCATCCTGCAAAAGGCGCGTTTGAAACTCCGCGGCGAAATGGACAAGGACCTGATGTTTGGCTGTGGCGGGGACCGCAATTTTTTGAAAGCCCATGACATTGCTCCGGCGGACTTTCTCCGCTTTGTCTGGTCTGCGGGAGCGGATGACCGGAAAGTCATCGAGTTTGTGAAAAGCCGGAAATAA